In Chlamydomonas reinhardtii strain CC-503 cw92 mt+ chromosome 14, whole genome shotgun sequence, the genomic window TATGATGAGCTAGTCTACCGCCGTTCAAGATATCAGTGTAGCTAGATATCATGACGAAACGGCGAACGCCGGTCGTCTTTACCGCTGCGCCGGTCCAGGAGGAGGTCGAGGAGGAAGCGTATGACGAGGAAGAGGGCGATGAGGGACTAGAGACGGGAGTTCGCGCGCCACCCAATACAAATTTCctgggccggctggtgcgCGGTGTCACAACGGGAAACCAGCGCCAAATTGACACGACCAACGTGGGCGCTGCGCATCTGGTGAGCCTTCTGCACATTATGTAACCAGCGTGGCTGGATAAGATCGGCGTACAAGGAGCGCAAACCTCGTGTCCTCCCACACTCGTCCCACTTGACTCGTCCCGCCCTCCCGACAACAGTCcatcggcgccaccggcgccgctagTCTGCGGCTTCAACTGCAGCGGGCTGCAAATGCGCGTACGGCGCGCCTGGCAAACCTGAGGCGCGTCGTGCTGTCCAGTGCAGCGCAACAGCGGCTGACGCTCTGCTCTGCGCTTCTGGCTGAGGTGGGTCGCCGCGGGTACCGTTTGTCGATGGCCACTGTCTCCTCTCGAGTGTCCCCTCTGTAAGCCCGCAATCATATCCCCTTCATCATTACTGACAGGACAGATAACCTGTGATAGGGCATCAACTGCAGCTCTTTGGTCCTCTTGCGCTGCCTAactgcaggtggcgcaggggtTTGGCTTCCGGCTCACGGTGCGGCGGCCTGACGGCAGAGAGGTGGGCGCCCGCCAGGCCATCACCGCGTCGGCTGAGCTGCAGGCACGCCAAGCACGagccaccgcggccggcaacgccgctgccgctgccaccgccaccccaggcgCGCCACAGGCGGAAgaggctggcggaggcggcgagggaaacgccgccgcaggcgcagaggcagcaggcggcgtcaatggcggcgccgccggggcggcagcggcaaggggcgcgtcggcggcggcagcagcggcagcagatcTGGATCCGCTGGATGCGCTGGAGCCTCTAGACGTTGATCTGGATCTGGATTTTGACGCTAACGGCATGCTGATGCACGTGGTGCAGCAGCcaacgcggccggcggcgggcgcggcgtctCTGGCGGGCACGAACCTAGCGCGCCGCCTAGCCAAGTCGCCGGTGAGTGTCCCTTCAGATGCGCTGGTGTGGCTCTTGACTTGGGCacagagcggcagcaggaaacGGGGCAGCTCCAATCCCTTGCCTTGTGCGCACGCCAGCGTGGCTCTCACGTTTGCACTCCACGTTGTCCCTGGTTGTATCTCGCCTGGCGCAGAGTGGAGCACGCgcgacggctgcagcggccgcggcgccagcccggccgggcgccggcctggcgggtcTGTTATCCGCTCggctgacgtcagcagcaCTGGGCAGCATCGGGCTGGTTGCGAATAAGAAGTCTGCGGCGCAGcatgcgctgcaggcggcgaggaAGAGGTGCGGACGGGTACACATGAAGTGCCGCCGTCAATGCCGCACGACTCCAGCGGGCATGATGTTGGGTGTTGCGCTGGCAGCACAGAGGGCTCAATGTGTTATGATATGATCAACCGATGCGTCCATTGTTTTGGCGCAGGGTACTCGCGCGGGCGGCCTCCAATGCTGCCGCTGACGAGGCCATGgagggtgccgctgctgcagccgctgcgggagcggcaggcgaggtcgctgcggcggcggcggcggatgctggcGGCATCCCTAGTGCCGCAGATGCCGGTGGGGCGCCCGGAGGACGGCGCATCGTATGGGACCCAGCGAGGCGCGTCAAaccggcgggtgctgccgccggtgacgTAGAGGCAGCCGAAGAGCCGCCGGCCAAGCGCAAGCGCGCTtccggcgctgccagcacgccagccgtggcggcgcaggcggtgacCGGTGATggcgaggagcaggcggaaGCGCGGGACGATGGCGACGCGGAAGCCGGAGAGCCGGAGCTCATGGCTGGGCACAGCGCGGGGGACATGGAAGTGGGTGTCGAGGGCGATGCGGATGAGCTGGGCACCGGAGGCGGCAATGAggcaggagccggcgcgggcacgggcgggagCGGAAGCGCAGCCGACGGCAAGAGCGTGCTGGCACGGCTGCAAGCCAAAGCtagtgctgctggggcggccggcgggaagcgagcggcgccgccctcgtcaGCGAGAGCAGGTCGGCTGTTGGGTGCAGCACTGGCGGGGtcaacggcagcagctggggcagcggcgcggcagcgggcaccaATGACGCTAGCAAGCAGCGCAGCCAAGGGTGCGGAAGCCACTGCCCCAGCTGCGGACGAAGGCGAGGACGCAGATGTGGATGGGGCGGACGATGCGCCTCCCGCAAGGCAGgaaggcagcgcagcggcgattgcagcggcggctgccggctcgAAGGCGGGGGCTGCACAACGCAGCCGGCCTGGatctgcggctgcaggcggccgggggccgggaacAGTGGGGGCGTCGGGTATGGGCAGTCCCGCCAGCAAGCTCTTTGGCGCCGCGATGCGCCAACTGCAgcggggcggtgccggcgctggtggcacgTAAGCTTAGGAGTAAGACGGTTCGTGTGCGACAGGCGTGCAGAGGAGGCACGAGTGTGTGTGCATTTGTATGCTTACTGGTAGCCCTCAAGTGGGCGGAATGCGGCGCTGAAGCGGAGGTGCATATGGCGGTGTTGTGCACAGTGTGACTGTGTGACGAAACGGACGATGTGCAGCTTGCCAACAAATACAAGCAAAGGCAGGTTGGGCATGCATACGGTACAGATAGGTGCAGGACGTCCGCCAGGCATGCTGTAAGGCGGAGCTTGACTTCAGTAGCTGATTGGCTGTGCGGCTCTCTTGCAATCCGCTTAATGGCATGATGCATCCTCATGGTCCACGCAAGTATGCGAACCCACACCAGCAGTGAGCAAAGCTGCCAACTGCGCCCAGTGGAATGTCCATACGTGGGAGGGTGATACGGCacgcaggccctgctgctctAGGGGCTGCGCGCACGGGCTGCGCGTCACCAACAGTCATCTGCCGCGGTGCCCCGCGTAACCAATCTGCGCGGGGCTTGTCAATACGCCGCACCACAGAGCAAGGCACTACATttgccccggcagccgcaagtagcagcgaggaggcgtggctgcgggtggtgcagcATTTGTAGCTCCGCAATACCCCCGCCTGTCCGCTGGCAGGATGTCGTACGTGGACCTCGCGCGCAGCGTTACCATGAAGCATAGGCTGGATAGCCGcgtccccacgcacctgggaATGCGCTACACactacgggactacgccaatCGCACCTACGCCACactacgggactacgccaCTACGGGACCGCCCATTCGCACGCACCGTGCCCTTTTCGCGGGCACAGATTGCACATACCCGCCCCGCTGTCACCCCACACACCAGGCCTGGCACTCCTGGGCCTCCCCTCTGCGCTTCTCCATGTATTGTCTCATCCCCCTAAACTTTCACTGCCAATTCTCCGTTTGTCGCGGTCACGCAACGGCCCTCCGGTGACATCTTTCGCCATTCTTTGCGACTATGTGTTTTGCAGCTCAATAGCTTCCTTTGTCGAAAGGCAGTAGTTATGTGCAAATGTTTCGCCTGTTCAGCTGGTCTCAGGGCTCGGTTTGGGGCATTTTGGTCGCATGGAGCATGGACGAAAGCGGGGGCCGGGGTACAAGGCCAGCGCCCGAGCCAGCCAAACTCTCTTTTTGCATAGTCCTCACGTGACCTTTTGCGGAAACGTAGCAAAGATGGGTGAGCTACTAGTGCTGGGGCAAGGATGTCGGCCGGCGCTTGGGACTGCGCCTGGTAGCTTGTGCTGGCCGCAATAACTGGCTCCTTAAATGGAGCTCTATTTAGTCCTGTCGGTGGCGTCCAGCAACTTGCAGTCTTGCGCACCGGAGTTGCGGGCCTCCatctggcgccgctgcgttGAGGCTAAAGCCGGCAGCCGTGCGACGCAGTCTCTGTACTATTACACAGGAGTTATCCTTGCTAACTCGCAGCTctgggcccctgccgccccgccgccgctgccctgcatTCTTATGACTGCAGCCAAGGTCAAGATGCACGAGCTCCGCAACATGAGCAAGCAGGACCTGATTACTCGCCTCGGCAGCCTGAAgggcgagctgcagcagctgcgcgtggcCAAGGTGCGCACTAGGGAGCGATGTAACCGCGCAAGCTCGCGATATGAGAACTCAAGGGGCGGATAAATCGACATTGTGGCGCTGGCGAGTGGTCGGGAGCATAGGTGAAAGGGGCGGAGCGGTTCgtgtgcagcctctgccgctcTGGGCACGCTCGCGCTCCCGTCGCGCTTGCCCGCACACCCCAGACGTCCGTCCTCGTCTACGGGCTGCCAAGCATACAGCCTAACACATCAAACCCCCTTTTCaggtcactggcggcgcccccAACAAGCTGTCGAAGATCAAGGTGGTCCGCAAGTCGATTGCTCGCGTGCTGACTGTGTACAAGCAGAGTCAGCGCACGGCCGTGCGGAACAAGATCAAGGAGGAGAACGAGAAGAAGAAGGGCAAGGTGGGTCCCGAACAGAGTTTGTGAGGGATAACGCATCCGGGATGTTGGGGGTGAAGAATGAGacttgctgctgtggcggggtCTGTATTTGTAGCTTGGGGTTGCGGTTCTGCAACCGCACGTAGTGCCTGTAAGTATCTTGGCGAGCACTGGCGAGCGACAGCACGCGTggagcggcgacagcagcagcaacggcggtggcagcagctgcgacggcgAGGGTTGGTGCAGGGCACACTTCGAACGAGCACAGGCGGTCAGCATTTAAGGCTGCGGCTTTTGGAGGGGGCCGCCGTGAGGACACGCATCTGCAGGCAGGGGTTGCAGTGGCGTGGgcacgcagcgctggcggagcgcgggcggcagagcTAGCTGAGGCCCAgaatgcagccgcagctgcgcagcgtgcagcggggCCCGcgtggggcgctgcgggctgctgcacaaAGAGGGCTGTGGGCGTGCTCCGCGCGGATGTTGCGCAATAACAGCGCAAACATATTCGCTGGCACTTGCTGCCGGTATTCGGCGGTTTTAGATTGTGGCAGGAGGCGACACGCAGTCGAACCACCCCCGGGGTTGGGCGCGTGGAGTACGGCATTGGACgggcggcgcaagcagcagcaaagTCGTGCGATGCATGCGCAtacacggaggcggcggtcaggAGCGGGTTGGGCGAACGGCGCAGTGCGTATATTGTGGAGCACCCGCTCCGCTAGGGGCCGGAACGGGCGCTTGGGGGGCTGTTGCTGATGATGAGCTGCAAAAcagtccagctgcagccggggttCGCTTCAGCGGGCCGCACAGGCACCCGAtgagctgcgcggcagcggcggtggcggcgtgcgcactGCAAAGCCGAAGGGTGCAGCCGTCGCTGGGCGCACGGCACCGCTGGCTGtgtagcagctggcggcgccgacctgggcgcggcagggctgcgcgctgcggcggcagctcgcggtGTGGCGGTCTCCACAACTCCACAAGCAGAGCTGGAGGGgaatcagcagcagcagcggcggaccgGTCGTGTCAGCCAAATCAGCAGCACATTTCAACGGGAAACTGTGGCCCGCGTGACTTTCAGGCCAGCCAGCGGGGCGCTGGCGTTGCGCAGGGCTGGAatgcgcaggccgcagcccagGCGTTGTGCAGGCATGGTTGTTCTTTTCTCAGCAGCCGCTTGCTCTCTTGCCTAGGCGTACCTCGCTAAGCCAATCTAATGTGTTCTGCTGTGTGTCATCTGTGTAAAGGTCGATACCTTTACGTGTACGTTGCCTGCGTCGCGCAGCCTCCTTGCTCACCATGCTGCTGTCCTGTCCTTGTTGGTGTCGCCCGCAGACCTTCCTGCCCCTGGACCTGCGCGCCAAGAAGACCCGCGCCATCCGCCGCGCTCTGACCAAGGAGCAGGTGAGCAGCTGGGGCCAAAgacgtgggggtgggggcatggATGCACGGGGATGAGGAGTAAGAGGTTTGGGGGAGGGTGCCGGAAGAGGGTTTTGTGTGGGCGGGTTCGGCCGGACAGAGCACGTGCGGCCAGCGTAACGTGGGAGGTTGGGAGGTAAGGCGTTGGGTTGGGCCGAGCGGGGTttgggccgggccgggcggggcgttCAGGGCATGCCGCGGTTCAGGGCGTGCCGCTTGCGGCGTAAACTGCAAGTGCAACACTGAAGTTGTCAGCCCTGCGACGAAAGGGCGGCGCAGATGGGGCTCAGGATTGCGAATTTGCGATGCTGGCTGGGTTCCGcggtgcgccggcgcgcgcgtaGGACAGCTTCGCGCATTGCAGCCGTTGCGCCGCTGTGGTCCCTCCCTACACACGGGCGGGGTCCAAGTCTGTGCCtaacgccccgccccacctgctgatGCTACCGACCCACAGGCCAACAAGAAGCTGGTCAAGACGGTGAAGAAGGAGAAGGCTTTCCCCAGCCGCAAGTTCGCCCTGAAGGCGTAAATGTAACCGTTTTCGCAATCTTCAGGCGTGAACGGAAAGGAGGTCCGGATGTGTCGGTCGGGTTGCTCCGTGGTGACAGTGTAACACGCGTGCCGTGCAAACCCGGCCTCCTCTGGCATTGCCCTCAGCCTGCTGGACGTGaagccagccgccagcatAAAAGGATTGCCTCCATCCGTGCTGGACGCTCAATTGAACGCTTagtccgccgcacacagcgacAGAATGTGGCATTACAAGGAGGGACAGTCCAAGCATGTGGCAGTCACACCAAGCCACGCAAAAATCTTCGTGAAGCGAGGTGCACAGCGCTTGCACTGGAAGTACAGTCTTGACTCTTGAGTACAGTCAAGACAAACGTGCCACAGCAGTCACTCTCAGCCTAGTGTGCCGTACATCGCGCCACGTTGTGAGCCTCTCCAGTTCTAGtacagcaggcagcgggcagccaGTCAATCACCGGCCACAGCCAAACACAGCCAAACTGCATCATGCCAATTATGCGTGGCCAGCAAAACCATGGGACCAAGCTGGCATGCACATTTTCCAGGCGTgtcttcggcctcagacggaggacgtggcgtggctcagcccacttttcccttgcgagggagagccaccttttcttgtccaGGCGTGTTGCATCTCACAATGTATAGTATGCCAATCTGCCGGACTCAACTCATATGCCAACGGCCGCCAGGGGCACTTGCGCGCGGCACTCCAATGATAGCGATTCCCAGTCTCAGGGGCCCTCGGTTCAACGTCCTACATGCCTGTAACTCCCACACAGTCAATTCATGAATACTATCCATCCGCATTCGTGTCGTTCGCGTCAGGCCTACCCTACCCTGCCTGCATCTGCCCCCTCGTGTACCGTACCACGTCGCTGtacccccacctgccccctgctccctcGTGTACCGTACCACGTCGCTGTATGCGCTTGCTCAGCGCGCCCGAGCGTGGACACAGGATTACATTTCCGCTCTTGCCTTCCCCAGCAACACCGCAAAAACTTCACTACCGTACAGTACGCCGAGACCTGGGCATACTTCAATTAACCCCTGCCCCGTACAGTAAAGCcgggccaccaccagcaaggTCGCCCTTGTGCCCCCAGCTGATCACGTGCTGCCCTGTATGCGAGGGAACCCCTGAAGTCGGGGCGCGCTGTGTTGGTAGCGCAGCACACCCATTCCTCGGCGACGCATTCGCACAAACCACTGCGCGCCCCCGGTGCATGGCTTGCAGCAGCACAACGCCAGCTCGGCACATGACGGGGCTAAGAATTGAACATGTCCTGGATGTCCTTGTCCAGCTTCTTGACGTCGCTGCGGAAGAGAAGACAAGGGCAAGTATTTCAGATAGGCGCAGGCGCTGAGACCGTAGCAATCATCCCATGTCCATCAGGGGACCACACAGCCGGCCCGCGTGCTTTGGCGGCCCCGGGGTGTTGCTCAAGATACCCCGGCTAGTACACAGGCAGTGCACGCCCTCCCATAACCAGTGCACTTGATGGAGCTCGCCACGCATCATGCCCCGCCCTAGTACCGTATTACGGCATACGCTATACGAAAGGTTGCGTAACTCTTATATGCGGTACTCACTTGAGCACCTGGCCCAGGTCGGTCTGCTTCGTGAGCACCTCAAAGAACTCGTTGTAGCCCACCACACCGTCACCGTTGCGGTCCATCAGCTGTGGGGGCAAAGGAGCAAGAGTGGCCATCGCAAGGACAGATACAGCACGTCGCAAGGCATGAATGCCATTAGGGCTGCGCTTCGCAGCCGCTTAGATGCCCTACAGGGTGCATGGGGCTGATAAGGCCACAATGTGTCGTGTGCCCGGCCCAGTCACGCCAGTCCCCCAACCAAAATGGGTCCCCCGGGGCTGAGCCCCGGGGTGACATCTTGGCGTCAAACCGCAGTGCTACGGCATAAGCGCCCAAGATCTACGGTACTTCCACTATGATCCGACAGCCAATGAACCCTTTGCCAACCGAGTCCGCTGCAGCATACAGTATGCTAGGAGAACGCCTATCAACGCGTCGTTTCTCCCAGGGCGCGTGTCCTGCCTCACCTCCATGAACTCGTCGATCTCGGCCCCCGTGAGCATGTTGCCCACGTCGCCCatggcctgccgcagctcctgtgAGTTGTAAACAATGATGTCCAGGAGGTTGCTGGTTGGTGACAGTGGCGCAGCGCTAAAGGGTGTGTACGCGGTGCAGCTAGCGAACGAACGGGCGTGCGTCCAACAGCGACTGACAGACCAGCGACACGGCCCCTGAGCTGTGCAGCCACCCTTTTGCTGCGGGCCCGCCCAGCACAGCCTTGTATGTCGCTGGCCTCAACGCGCACCTGCCCAGAGATCTCGCCTGCAAGCAAGCCGAAACGGATTGACAGCATCACGACCAGTGGCCAAGTCGACAACATACGGTATGCATATGCTGCTTGTACCCGTTCGCTACCAGAGctagcccgccaccagcaggcccGCGCGCTCACCGTTGCCGTCTTTGTCAAAGAACATGAACGCGCGCTTGAGGATAGCGTCTTCATCCTTTTCGTCGTCCTTCATCTCCATCCTGAAAGGCCCGGTTCAACGTTGCGAACAAGGGGAGCATGCGCAAGGCCAAGGCGTCATAAAAAAGCAATCGCAGTGAGCCATTCCATGGTGTGAGCCTTTCCCAAGACATGGACAACGGAGCGGTGTCCCGGGTGTTCAACCGCACTTGAACGGCAGTACAACCACAGTTCAAACTGGCATCATCTTAACACTGAGCTCGCCCTCAAAAGCCTACTAAAAGCCTGCGTGCGCGCCGTGTCGCGCCGCGCGCTCACCACACGAAGAcggcctgcgccggcgtgATGAGGTCGCTCGTGAGCTTGAGGTAGCGCAGCTCCGCATGCAGTGCGTCCTCCGTGGCGCTctgtgcggcgcggcacagcgTTGCAGCATTCATTATCAAATCAGGTGGCACAACGGAGTTCCACACTGTGTGTGTTACATGTGTATTACATGCAAACAGAATAGAGGGCGAGTGGTGGTGTGGCTGCCGTGCCGACCAGGCTTCGCGGCGACACGCCATCACCGTCCAACCCATGAGCCTACGGGCCTGCCTTTACGGTATTCGCGAAACCTCTGTAGGGCATCAGCCACACCTGAACACGTCTTTGCGTCCGCAGCATTCCAGCGTAACAAGCCGCACTCGGCCACTCACCACTCCCATGATGAAGAGGAAGGCCACCAGGTCTCCGCGGTCCATGGTGGCCTTGTTGAACAACTTGAACTCCACGGCATCCGGCGCGATCTTATCCATTTCCGTTTTGCCATGCTCTGGCTCGTCTTTCCCCAGCATGTGCAGCGCAGTCCTGATACGGACGAGGTCTGCAGCGTGGATAGACAGCAGAGGGGCCAGCAACAGGGGTGGATCACGTGGGTGGATCAGTACTGGCGGCAATTGGTGTAGTCACAGTGGTGGTTCAGCAGGAGTTGAAACCGTGTcgcaagctgctggcagctgagGTGCATTAGTTAAATTGGGCTGACAGGTCTCAACTGCAATTAGGGCGTGAGGGCGAACGAGCAGCGCCGTAAAGAGCATACACGGCACGGTCTGGCACGAAgcgtggcaggcgggggcagggccaaAGCACCCCCGGGCGACAGCACCAGTGGCCCAACATTGAAGATTATCAGCGAGTCATGTCGAGCAGCTATGTGGAGCACCGCGAAGCAGGTTGCAGAAGTGTAAAACGGCGTGGGTATTGCCCAGCCCTCAACCACACCCAAATTAGCACCAGCACCTTCCATCCGACAAAAGCGGTAACTAATAAATAGCAGCGACCGGCTGTTGTGGCCGCCCGCCCTTGGCCACCGTCGGTGCCCGACCGTCGACGCACCTTCTGCTGTTAGCTTGTTACTACCTTCATGGTGCTCCTGTCCATCGTTTGCGAGGTCTAGTACAACGTCCCAGGTCATCTCTTTTGGCTTTGGAATGGCCTTCTTCACCTCCACTTGCCGCACCATCCTATGCCAAGCTTTTCGGTTCATCATTTTCGAAGTTCTCGTTGAGAGCTCGCTCGATTATAGGTGAGTTACAGGTCGGCTGAGTTTTGTCTTTTGTCGCTTCCTGGCGAGCGGAGTCTCTTGAATAGCAGACTTCGAGTTGCTCCCATGAATATGCTGCGTGCTATGGGCTGCACGGGGTGCGCAACTTGCGGCAAAGGACTTGTGAGTTGTGAGTGAGGCCTCCGATCGCGAACTTGTGCCCGTGCAAAACCCCAGCGTGGTTAACCCGCACGTCCAATGTGGACACAGGCCAGACGGCGACTGTGCGTCGCTCCCAGTGAATTAATTTCTGACTGACGTTTCATCTCTGCTGGATAGGCCCTTATAGCCGCCCGGACAGCTCAGACCATAacctcgcacacgcacacgcacgccccaaGGGATGCCTGCCCCAGCATAGGTAGGTGTGCGATGCTGTTCCGACCAGTGCTAACGCTCCTGCGTGCCTGTATATCTTGAGGACACGCCACCACGACGCGTCTAACTGTGTGTGCAAGGGTGGCCGCTCACGCTcattaccccccccccccagtacGAGTGCATGCGGTGCACTGTTCATTCGTCACCACGTCACGTCTCAAACAACCTCGCTGGCTCAAGCATAGCACACGGCTCATCCGTACAAATCAATGAATCCTGCATTTTATAAGCCAGACCGTGCACGAGGTTCCTTCAAGTCACACGCACGTCCGCGTGGCAAGGGATGCAAGGGACGGCAAAAggtgtgcacatgtgtgcaGTCCCACCACCGTTCGCCATTGTTCGCCGCCGTTGGCCCGTCGCCATTGAGTCCGCTGCAGTCAACACTATTGTTCATGTGGTCGGTACtcctcgcccgctgcccgcgcatCGTCGCAGGCGCGTGTGGTGAGGCCCATGACAATCCGCTATGCGCACCCGTGGCGCGTCAGGTGGTTGCATCAACAAGGCTTACCTAACTTGGCAAGCGCTGATCGGCGTCCGCCAGTTAGGCATGCGCctagcagcagcgtgggctgGCGGAGCCACTGCATGGAGGCATGCTTGGAGGCGTGGCCCAAAGCCCATCCCGCCATGTGCATTCGGAACCACTGCCGGGAATGCACGGCGGGTGGGACGTAGGCCGCTGCCCGGTGCCTGCTGCAAGGCGGCTACCGGTCCCCGTGGCTGCTCGCAGGGCTGGCCACTCCGTCCGAGCCCGGCCCTGGCTCCAGGGCAGACGGCGCACGCAgtccgccggccgcaccagcgtccCCAGACCTGCAGCGCGACAGACGTCCATTGCACAGGGAGCCAGTGACTTATGCCGCGTGCATATGCTTGGGAACGTTATGCGTGGGAACGTTGCTCCAAAGTGCAAGCTACGGTTGCGCTGCTACCCTGAGACACGTCAGCTTGACTCCGTCACTCCGTCACCAGCTCCGCCGACCCGCCTGCCTATggccccccaccctccaacCTACCTGCTGTGGTTGGACCCACTGCgctccagcggcgcagcgcctaCGCCCGGCGGTGACGACGGCGGAAGCGCCGCCCCGTCccgcgtactgctgctgctcggccgctgcagcgccgccgccatcgccgctgtcGTCGCCGCTGTGCCTCGCGCCTCTGCCGCTTGTGCCTCCCGCAGCGACGCCTGTCGCCGCGGCGAgcctggccctgcgccgcccgcactgccttcgccgctgccgctgccccggccggtgctggcgccgaccGCGCCCGGCCCTATCCCCGCCGCTACGGACGGTTCCGGTAtccccacgccctcgccctcgctcccgcGGTTGAGGCCTCCCTCCCGGCCGCCTTGCACAGCCGCCTCTTCTAGTTCGGGATGGTGTCGCCGGTTgaggctctgctgctgctgctgctgctgctgctgctgctgctgctgctgcgggtgcgcctgGTTCGCCGGATGCGCGAGCCCGGTGTGTGTCCCGGCGGGTGAGTGGTGGGCtgacggcgacagcgccgccgccgccgctagcagtGTGTCgtgtgggctgctgggcccggcgcccgccagcggcaggcccgggTCTTCATAGTGGCGGGCGTCGGCGCGCATGAGGCCGCCCGCGACACTGCAAATGAAGAAATACGGAAGGTTAGAAGAAAGGTAATGGAGCTAGAGCGATTGCGAGCGCACGTTACACTGCACACCAGTTGAGCAACACAAACAGCTGGTGCGGAATCGCAATTGCTATCACGGCATCGTCTTGCCACATCCACATCGCTTTCCGGTCGCGATCACCCCAGCCGCtatcctcccccaccctcatCCCCTCACCTCCTGTCTCCCTCCATTGCCGTCTTGAGCTTGTGGTTGTCGCCCGACAGCTCGGGCGCCTGCGTCTTCAGCGT contains:
- a CDS encoding ribosomal protein L35, giving the protein MAKVKMHELRNMSKQDLITRLGSLKGELQQLRVAKVTGGAPNKLSKIKVVRKSIARVLTVYKQSQRTAVRNKIKEENEKKKGKTFLPLDLRAKKTRAIRRALTKEQANKKLVKTVKKEKAFPSRKFALKA